A DNA window from Setaria viridis chromosome 2, Setaria_viridis_v4.0, whole genome shotgun sequence contains the following coding sequences:
- the LOC117842107 gene encoding uncharacterized protein isoform X2, translating into MDDIGGGRGRKGDALLTPPRGPGLPSSSPSPSGSGLLLPCPPSAAAVLALPASRDPAASEGAGFLAAPRLAGAMDGGGEALLVRRSKGKKRPAAAAHAERDSGAGGRFRSLMRDYNDLLEETEAKKKMLASANRTKLALAAEVKFLQRKHRSFAKSSNKTHYKLKKQARYVPSPLGRASVFADHDVTRTEGASCSKNPNFDLNQGSAMNDEGNDYQGHRSHLELDNFDQVGVDEEMIAADVKLSVCRDSGNSPASDDKRTIPWQDRLALKA; encoded by the exons ATGGATGATATTGGTGGGGGGCGGGGAAGGAAAGGAGACGCCCTGCTGACACCACCACGCGGCCCCGgtctcccctcctcttccccgtccccgtctggatctggcctcctcctcccctgcccaccctccgccgccgccgtgctcgcgcTCCCGGCCTCCCGTGACCCCGCCGCGAGCGAGGGCGCCGGGTTCCTCGCCGCGCCTCGACTCGCCGGCGcgatggacggcggcggggaggcgctGCTCGTGCGGAGGAGCAAGGGCAAgaagaggccggcggcggcggcgcatgcgGAGAGGGACTCCGGCGCCGGGGGCCGGTTCCGCTCGCTCATGCGGGACTACAACGACCTGCTGGAG GAGACTGAAGCAAAGAAGAAGATGCTAGCGAGCGCAAACCGGACAAAGCTCGCCCTCGCTGCTGAAGTCAA GTTCCTGCAAAGGAAGCACAGATCCTTTGCCAAGAGTTCGAATAAGACACATTACAAGCTGAAGAAGCAGGCTCGGTACGTTCCATCTCCGTTGGGAAGGGCTTCAGTGTTTGCTGATCATGATGTGACCAGGACTGAAGGGGCTTCTTGCAGCAAAAACCCAAATTTTGACTTGAATCAAGGCTCTGCAATG AATGATGAGGGGAATGATTACCAGGGGCATAGAAGCCATCTGGAACTTGATAACTTTGATCAGGTTGGGGTGGATGAAGAGATGATTGCAGCCGATGTCAAATTATCTGTTTGTAGGGATTCAGGAAATTCTCCAGCAAGTGATGATAAGAGGACAATCCCTTGGCAAGACCGGTTAGCATTGAAGGCCTAG
- the LOC117842107 gene encoding uncharacterized protein isoform X1, whose amino-acid sequence MDDIGGGRGRKGDALLTPPRGPGLPSSSPSPSGSGLLLPCPPSAAAVLALPASRDPAASEGAGFLAAPRLAGAMDGGGEALLVRRSKGKKRPAAAAHAERDSGAGGRFRSLMRDYNDLLEETEAKKKMLASANRTKLALAAEVKFLQRKHRSFAKSSNKTHYKLKKQARYVPSPLGRASVFADHDVTRTEGASCSKNPNFDLNQGSAMVCDNDEGNDYQGHRSHLELDNFDQVGVDEEMIAADVKLSVCRDSGNSPASDDKRTIPWQDRLALKA is encoded by the exons ATGGATGATATTGGTGGGGGGCGGGGAAGGAAAGGAGACGCCCTGCTGACACCACCACGCGGCCCCGgtctcccctcctcttccccgtccccgtctggatctggcctcctcctcccctgcccaccctccgccgccgccgtgctcgcgcTCCCGGCCTCCCGTGACCCCGCCGCGAGCGAGGGCGCCGGGTTCCTCGCCGCGCCTCGACTCGCCGGCGcgatggacggcggcggggaggcgctGCTCGTGCGGAGGAGCAAGGGCAAgaagaggccggcggcggcggcgcatgcgGAGAGGGACTCCGGCGCCGGGGGCCGGTTCCGCTCGCTCATGCGGGACTACAACGACCTGCTGGAG GAGACTGAAGCAAAGAAGAAGATGCTAGCGAGCGCAAACCGGACAAAGCTCGCCCTCGCTGCTGAAGTCAA GTTCCTGCAAAGGAAGCACAGATCCTTTGCCAAGAGTTCGAATAAGACACATTACAAGCTGAAGAAGCAGGCTCGGTACGTTCCATCTCCGTTGGGAAGGGCTTCAGTGTTTGCTGATCATGATGTGACCAGGACTGAAGGGGCTTCTTGCAGCAAAAACCCAAATTTTGACTTGAATCAAGGCTCTGCAATGGTATGCGAT AATGATGAGGGGAATGATTACCAGGGGCATAGAAGCCATCTGGAACTTGATAACTTTGATCAGGTTGGGGTGGATGAAGAGATGATTGCAGCCGATGTCAAATTATCTGTTTGTAGGGATTCAGGAAATTCTCCAGCAAGTGATGATAAGAGGACAATCCCTTGGCAAGACCGGTTAGCATTGAAGGCCTAG
- the LOC117845295 gene encoding uncharacterized protein isoform X2: MEFARRGPATAAADGGGVSDGRRFRDPPSHGDSMLVIRDALQAQLQKDRLRQEIIEAELAKIDRAMALRPATLNCISDVQQGKPVSCSLTEEFMMHRGFLGAGHDLKKKDERHGSLEMKPWNPVMGMGYRLGECSTDGKAGQESKMQESNETKQPRPRSLTWELTEVTLPVNQPKAPQRWSCTVCQVEATSEHNLQEHFAGQKHQANVASLESRNNGGRQQTAIRALQQEESKSTAMDYVYVRPPSAGGKLPLNGSRSNVASSVMARHMMSLYFCKVCNVQCSSEVMFEDHLRGKKHRGKMRKLKVRTFCKVCNLQCHSDEMLADHLAGKKHQKKARVMGLI, translated from the exons ATGGAGTTCGCGCGCCGGGGCccagccaccgccgcggccgacggGGGCGGCGTCAGTGACGGCCGCCGCTTCCGCGACCCTCCGTCGCACG GAGACTCGATGCTGGTGATTAGGGACGCGCTGCAGGCGCAGCTTCAAAAGGATCGCCTTCGCCAGGAGATCATCGAGGCCGAACTGGCCAAGATAGATCGCGCCATGGCCCTGCGCCCTGCCACCCTTAACTGCATTTCTGATGTGCAACAGGGTAAGCCGGTATCCTGCTCCTTGACTGAGGAGTTCATGATGCACCGTGGGTTTTTGGGTGCTGGCCACGATctgaagaaaaaggatgaaagGCATGGGAGTTTAGAAATGAAGCCCTGGAATCCTGTCATGGGAATGGGATATCGCCTCGGTGAATGCTCGACTGACGGCAAGGCAGGCCAGGAGAGTAAAATGCAAGAATCAAATGAG ACTAAACAGCCCAGGCCCCGTTCACTGACCTGGGAGCTGACAGAAGTAACCTTACCAGTAAATCAACCAAAGGCACCTCAGAGATGGAGCTGCACCGTCTGCCAGGTGGAAGCAACAAGTGAGCACAACCTACAAGAGCATTTTGCAGGGCAGAAGCACCAGGCAAATGTAGCGAGCTTGGAATCAAGAAACAATGGAGGAAGGCAGCAGACAGCGATTCGTGCCCTTCAGCAGGAAGAAAGCAAGAGTACGGCAATGGATTATGTGTACGTACGACCACCCTCTGCTGGGGGTAAACTACCTCTGAATGGTTCTAGGAGCAACGTTGCAAGCTCGGTGATGGCGCGGCACATGATGTCGCTATATTTCTGCAAGGTTTGTAATGTGCAGTGCAGCAGTGAGGTTATGTTTGAGGACCATCTTCGGGGGAAGAAGCACAGAGGGAAGATGCGGAAGCTGAAGGTGAGGACTTTTTGCAAGGTCTGCAATCTGCAGTGCCACAGCGATGAGATGCTCGCCGACCATCTTGCTGGGAAGAAGCATCAGAAAAAGGCAAGGGTAATGGGGCTGATTTGA
- the LOC117845295 gene encoding uncharacterized protein isoform X1: MRVAACPLRRPPLCRPPPPPSRQGSYSRGIRPRAAAMRPATSRRSHPCSSAPVSDTRPSSSSSSAPTPWPFLTAAPPRGDSMLVIRDALQAQLQKDRLRQEIIEAELAKIDRAMALRPATLNCISDVQQGKPVSCSLTEEFMMHRGFLGAGHDLKKKDERHGSLEMKPWNPVMGMGYRLGECSTDGKAGQESKMQESNETKQPRPRSLTWELTEVTLPVNQPKAPQRWSCTVCQVEATSEHNLQEHFAGQKHQANVASLESRNNGGRQQTAIRALQQEESKSTAMDYVYVRPPSAGGKLPLNGSRSNVASSVMARHMMSLYFCKVCNVQCSSEVMFEDHLRGKKHRGKMRKLKVRTFCKVCNLQCHSDEMLADHLAGKKHQKKARVMGLI, encoded by the exons ATGCGCGTCGCTGCCTGCCCCCTGCGCCGTCCGCCCCTGTgccgtcccccgccgccgccctctagGCAGGGGAGCTACAGCCGCGGTATCCGTCCTCGAGCGGCGGCCATGCGGCCGGCAACGTCGAGGAGGTCGCATCCCTGTTCCTCAGCTCCGGTGTCGGACACGCGCCCttcctcttcgtcttcctcgGCTCCCACGCCGTGGCCGTTTCTCACCGCAGCCCCTCCTCGAG GAGACTCGATGCTGGTGATTAGGGACGCGCTGCAGGCGCAGCTTCAAAAGGATCGCCTTCGCCAGGAGATCATCGAGGCCGAACTGGCCAAGATAGATCGCGCCATGGCCCTGCGCCCTGCCACCCTTAACTGCATTTCTGATGTGCAACAGGGTAAGCCGGTATCCTGCTCCTTGACTGAGGAGTTCATGATGCACCGTGGGTTTTTGGGTGCTGGCCACGATctgaagaaaaaggatgaaagGCATGGGAGTTTAGAAATGAAGCCCTGGAATCCTGTCATGGGAATGGGATATCGCCTCGGTGAATGCTCGACTGACGGCAAGGCAGGCCAGGAGAGTAAAATGCAAGAATCAAATGAG ACTAAACAGCCCAGGCCCCGTTCACTGACCTGGGAGCTGACAGAAGTAACCTTACCAGTAAATCAACCAAAGGCACCTCAGAGATGGAGCTGCACCGTCTGCCAGGTGGAAGCAACAAGTGAGCACAACCTACAAGAGCATTTTGCAGGGCAGAAGCACCAGGCAAATGTAGCGAGCTTGGAATCAAGAAACAATGGAGGAAGGCAGCAGACAGCGATTCGTGCCCTTCAGCAGGAAGAAAGCAAGAGTACGGCAATGGATTATGTGTACGTACGACCACCCTCTGCTGGGGGTAAACTACCTCTGAATGGTTCTAGGAGCAACGTTGCAAGCTCGGTGATGGCGCGGCACATGATGTCGCTATATTTCTGCAAGGTTTGTAATGTGCAGTGCAGCAGTGAGGTTATGTTTGAGGACCATCTTCGGGGGAAGAAGCACAGAGGGAAGATGCGGAAGCTGAAGGTGAGGACTTTTTGCAAGGTCTGCAATCTGCAGTGCCACAGCGATGAGATGCTCGCCGACCATCTTGCTGGGAAGAAGCATCAGAAAAAGGCAAGGGTAATGGGGCTGATTTGA
- the LOC117845294 gene encoding uncharacterized protein, with amino-acid sequence MEFACRGRPAADQDGGDSRRRFPDPPPPHGDAMLVIRDALLLQLQKDRLRQEIIMTELATLERAMALSSAARHGIDAAYVEQPKPLFFTSSEEFMPHHRWMEQFSVVNEVHDLKKNDVKHGNVQLKSVNPAAEDRFSVCLRPCCSNSKAEENEAFDEQKLQESNEPTKMSPSLKWELTGITIPVKKPKQPQSWSCVICQVETPDTEHNIKEHCAGKKHRSNVASLESRNKTIIQKAETTAESSSCAAQKTSSIIWSCSTCQANGTSEADLKEHLSGKTHQQNIEGQCQEGDGMAKNAEPQEAKCQESKLPQLSEKPPCTICTICQDNCTTKSELGSLLLAKIQTLLDAIDNMAMNSESHEAKSPPNNMPQYAEQTSQSNCSICQTGSTSQSNCNICQTGSGYQSCCSEPQSENPRKIRRRRKKRGALQVEGQDAEPGDMKLADKISSDGSCSKSASPEVKQASYLCEVCNLDLKSESRLADHCNGEEHLEKQKLLNFCEVCNLQCNSRKMLDHHRTGKKHQKNLDANK; translated from the exons ATGGAGTTCGCCTGCCGGGGCCGCCCCGCCGCGgaccaggacggcggcgatagccgccgccgcttccccgaccctccgccgccgcacg GAGACGccatgctggtgatcagggatGCGTTGCTGTTACAGCTCCAGAAGGATCGCCTTCGCCAGGAGATCATCATGACCGAGCTGGCCACATTAGAGCGTGCCATGGCCCTGAGCTCTGCTGCCCGCCATGGTATTGACGCTGCCTACGTGGAACAGCCTAAGCCGCTGTTCTTCACCTCCAGTGAAGAGTTCATGCCGCACCACAGATGGATGGAACAGTTTTCCGTTGTGAATGAGGTCCATGATCTGAAGAAAAATGATGTAAAGCATGGGAATGTGCAATTGAAGTCCGTGAATCCTGCTGCTGAAGACCGATTCAGTGTATGCTTGAGGCCCTGTTGTTCCAACAGTAAGGCAGAGGAGAATGAAGCATTTGATGAGCAGAAACTACAAGAATCCAATGAG CCCACGAAGATGTCGCCTTCACTGAAATGGGAACTAACAGGAATAACTATACCTGTTAAAAAACCAAAGCAACCCCAGAGCTGGAGTTGTGTCATCTGCCAGGTGGAAACACCAGACACGGAGCACAACATAAAAGAGCATTGTGCAGGAAAGAAGCACCGGTCAAATGTAGCATCCTTGGAATCCAGAAACAAGACCATTATTCAGAAGGCGGAAACAACAGCAGAATCTTCTTCCTGTGCAGCGCAGAAAACATCCTCTATAATATGGAGCTGCAGTACATGCCAGGCCAATGGTACCAGCGAAGCGGACCTGAAGGAGCATCTCAGTGGAAAAACACATCAACAGAACATCGAAGGACAATGCCAGGAAGGTGACGGCATGGCTAAGAACGCTGAGCCACAAGAAGCGAAGTGTCAAGAGAGCAAACTTCCACAACTTTCAGAGAAGCCACCTTGTACCATTTGTACCATTTGTCAAGATAATTGTACTACCAAATCAGAATTGGGGAGCCTACTTTTAGCAAAGATTCAGACCCTATTGGATGCAATCGATAACATGGCAATGAATTCCGAGTCACACGAAGCTAAATCGCCTCCAAACAACATGCCGCAATATGCAGAGCAGACTTCACAATCGAATTGCAGCATTTGTCAAACTGGTTCGACTTCACAATCGAATTGCAACATTTGTCAAACTGGTTCTGGTTACCAGTCATGTTGCTCTGAACCTCAATCTGAGAACCCCCGCAAAATCAGGAGGCGCCGAAAGAAGAGAGGAGCTCTACAGGTAGAAGGCCAGGATGCAGAACCGGGTGACATGAAGTTAGCAGATAAAATATCTTCAGATGGTTCTTGCAGCAAGAGTGCAAGCCCAGAAGTTAAACAGGCATCATATCTTTGCGAGGTCTGCAATTTGGATCTCAAAAGTGAGAGCAGGCTTGCAGACCATTGCAATGGGGAGGAACACTTGGAAAAGCAGAAGCTACTGAACTTTTGCGAGGTCTGCAATTTGCAGTGCAATAGCAGAAAAATGCTTGATCACCACCGTACTGGGAAGAAGCACCAGAAAAATCTCGATGCAAATAAATGA